A DNA window from Engystomops pustulosus chromosome 6, aEngPut4.maternal, whole genome shotgun sequence contains the following coding sequences:
- the CASZ1 gene encoding zinc finger protein castor homolog 1 isoform X4 — protein MKVDYLSEFSFGLSDYAERSVCTDGTSGKPKMAAKRKGGLKLNAICAKLSRQVVSEQGSDTGDAEAGPLESSERDGEQKRKVDPTEALSTDQRSAEEDKRRREVIEKWVNGEYTDEPTERTNKDCKRIGLPELPPEGVYMVQPKGCSDDEDNTEEPRAPQGTRYLEERESERTVSKDAEAPTKLPSGAPSGAPTGEASSLRDYAANTMSEFLGMFGYTQPNVRDELAKKISFEKINPATSEPTSAEDPLSKRARFSKYEEYIRKLKAGENLSWPAHVVKAEELNSKTIQSKESASTLQPLTSRGPGHEAVILQEPKTTVLPLTTAGSSQMQGLMSRSSKYDFFIQKLKTGESLRPQNGNTYKKPSKYDLENVKYLHLFKPGEGNQDMGGSIAFKTGKVGRPSKYDVRNIQKLTPLKAAAVVPSISPAPLTSTPTTPVPASEQPVTLPFNTPEYLKSTFSKTDSITTGTVSTVKFSGSQHCGHIHCAYQYREHYHCLDPECNYQRFTSKQDVIRHYNMHKKRDNSLQHGFMRFSPLDDCSVYYHGCHLNGKSTHYHCMQVGCNKVYTSTSDVMTHENFHKKNTQLINDGFQRFRATEDCGTVECQFYGQKTTHFHCRRPGCSFTFKNKCDIEKHKSYHIKDDAYAKDGFKKFYKYEECKYEGCVYSKATNHFHCIRTGCGFTFTSTSQMTSHKRKHERRHIRSSGVLGLSSSLIGGKDNDLEESSNDDLIDFSALSSKNSSLSASPTSQQSSVSLVPNVSEAPSPQTHKSTSTIPPTTKISALLSQTLPTTMPLALAMSSAALPAGSGPYFPIVSGRGSTTLPLNASNIMPAAAPDSSPQSASGASDQNSTSPAATSIMEKISASKGLISPMMARLAAAALKQSPSPEAAGNGQTTGRLSFKTETSDPEGTLQNSSQEHSLDLSLNSNEPNGQDTVCDPLLHPTFANKSQHSNAGSSLSLKADAESSDSGAGESTHYLGKVMKALDREKNSVPWKTYLRRFDPVDVCDHQCDFLHKLHFHCIVEECGALFSTQDGAVKHANFHFRTDVGTKGGSDISFTGENKVSPMSASPPIPTTLTPGCEVPAPCHAAVPSTPTLLAWKQLASSIPQIPQIPASVPSLASSPMATTSLENAKPQVKPGFLQFQENDPCLATDCKYANKFHFHCLFGNCKYVCKTSGKAESHCLDHINPNNSLVNVRDQFAYYSLQCLCPNQHCEFRMRGHYHCLRPSCYFVTNITTKLPWHVKKHEKAERRAANGFKYFTKREECGRLGCKYNQVNSHFHCIREGCQFSFLLKHQMTSHARKHMRRMLGKNFDRVPGQMVSHTQLSGSAAHSPSSTENTSAFQTTAQNMMDTETDECMDYSGLGSPGGMSSESSNLDRSCSSTPVGNDSADAGCLIPSASDDTHNAPPPPPAAAMPHAPSFPPALVRPPLTSLPFLLSPSCVSYSLITASLGVSRGIVVPTSSAPTFTPVIATPAPVKSDVPLVQDAAGNTITMPTASGAKKRFWIIEDMSPFGKRRKTASSRKMLDEGMMLEGFRRYDLYEDCKDTACQFSLKVTHYHCTRENCGYKFCGRTHMYKHAQHHDRVDNLVLDDFKRFKSSLSCNFPDCQFSGNSTHFHCLRCGFRCTDSTKVTAHRKHHGKQDVISAAGFCQFSSSADCEVPECKYKLKCSHFHCTYPSCKHTVVGMSQMDSHKRKHEKQERGELPSVSPGQEGSTQCSADYDLQNPPVNLDSSLNLSTDTHNSLLFLKNAAGVGLNDSLDLSKKPQDGAESVLRENTQIANCGDADDDMSQDEEEEDDEEEEDEELNEDEEEEDDEEDLNTDSEDSLPDGECLSRKDNKESAGDSTNHCDTSKNPLNLQTSP, from the exons CTGAAAGAAGTGTTTGCACTGACGGAACCTCAGGAAAGCCGAAGATGGCTGCCAAACGGAAAGGCGGCCTGAAACTAAATGCTATCTGTGCCAAACTGAGCCGGCAAGTTGTATCAGAACAGGGATCAGATACAGGAGATGCTGAAGCTGGACCCTTAGAAAGCAGTGAAAGGGATGGGGAGCAGAAACGAAAAGTGGATCCAACTGAAGCCCTGAGCACTGATCAAAGAAGTGCCGAGGAAGATAAGCGACGTAGGGAAGTAATAGAGAAATGGGTCAACGGAGAATACACAGATGAACCCACTGAAAGGACGAACAAAGACTGCAAAAGAATAGGACTCCCGGAGCTTCCCCCCGAGGGGGTCTATATGGTACAGCCAAAAGGGTGCAGTGATGACGAAGATAACACtgaggagcccagagcccctcaaggGACTAGATACCTGGAAGAGAGAGAATCCGAGAGGACAGTCTCCAAGGATGCAGAAGCCCCAACTAAGCTACCCTCAGGAGCACCCTCAGGTGCACCCACAG GAGAAGCATCCTCTTTGCGGGATTATGCAGCCAACACTATGAGTGAATTTCTGGGGATGTTTGGGTACACTCAACCCAATGTGAGAGATGAGCTTGCAAAGAAAATTAGCTTTGAGAAGATCAATCCTGCTACCTCAGAGCCAACCTCTGCTGAAGACCCTCTCAGCAAAAGAGCCAGGTTCTCGAAATATGAAGAGTACATCAGAAAGCTGAAAGCTGGAGAGAACCTGTCTTGGCCTGCCCACGTTGTAAAAGCTGAGGAACTCAACTCCAAAACTATACAAAGCAAAGAGAGCGCATCAACTCTGCAGCCACTAACCAGCAGAGGCCCGGGACATGAGGCAGTCATTTTACAAGAACCCAAAACTACTGTTTTGCCTCTGACGACAGCTGGCAGCTCTCAAATGCAAGGCCTTATGTCTCGATCTTCCAAATATGACTTTTTTATTCAGAAATTAAAAACTGGAGAGTCGTTGCGACCACAAAATGGAAACACCTACAAAAAACCCTCCAAATATGACCTGGAGAATGTCAAGTATCTTCACCTTTTTAAGCCCGGTGAAGGCAACCAAGACATGGGCGGTTCTATCGCTTTTAAAACAGGAAAGGTTGGCCGTCCTTCTAAGTACGATGTGCGCAATATCCAAAAACTCACTCCACTCAAAGCTGCAGCAGTTGTCCCCAgtatatcccctgctcctctcacaAGCACCCCTACCACTCCAGTGCCCGCATCCGAGCAACCAGTCACATTGCCTTTCAACACTCCTGAATATCTAAAGTCAACTTTCTCAAAGACAGACTCCATCACTACAGGAACAGTCTCCACTGTTAA ATTTTCTGGCAGCCAACACTGCGGTCATATTCACTGTGCGTATCAGTACCGGGAGCATTACCACTGCCTGGACCCGGAGTGTAACTACCAG AGATTTACTAGCAAGCAAGATGTTATTCGACATTACAATATGCACAAGAAACGAGACAATTCTCTGCAACATGGATTTATGCGTTTCAGTCCTTTAGATGACTGCAGTGTTTACTATCATGGCTGCCATTTAAATGGCAAAAGCACACACTATCACTGCATGCAG GTGGGATGTAACAAAGTGTACACAAGCACCTCAGATGtgatgacacatgaaaacttccATAAGAAGAACACTCAGCTGATTAATGATGGCTTTCAGCGCTTCCGAGCCACTGAAGACTGTGGCACCGTGGAATGCCAGTTCTATGGGCAGAAAACCACTCATTTTCACTGCAG ACGTCCAGGATGCAGCTTTACCTTCAAGAATAAGTGTGACATAGAGAAGCACAAGAGCTACCATATAAAAGATGATGCATATGCAAAAGATGGATTCAAGAAGTTCTACAAATATGAGGAATGCAAATACGAGGGATGTGTGTATAGCAAAGCTACCAACCACTTTCACTGTATACGCACTGGATGTGGCTTTACCTTCACCTCTACCAGCCAGATGACCTCACATAAACGCAAACATGAGAGACGTCACATCCGTAGCTCAGGGGTCCTTGGGCTCTCCTCTTCCCTGATTGGAGGAAAGGACAATGATCTGGAAGAGTCCAGCAATGATGATCTCATTGACTTCTCTGCTTTGAGTAGCAAGAACTCTAGTCTGAGTGCCTCCCCTACGAGCCAGCAGTCTTCCGTATCCCTGGTCCCAAATGTATCTGAAGCACCTTCACCACAAACACATAAATCCACCAGCACCATTCCGCCAACAACAAAGATCTCAGCTCTTCTATCCCAGACATTGCCCACAACTATGCCCCTGGCTTTAGCCATGTCTAGCGCAGCACTTCCTGCTGGTTCTGGGCCATACTTTCCTATCGTGAGTGGCCGTGGAAGCACCACATTACCTCTGAATGCAAGTAATATAATGCCTGCAGCAGCTCCAGATTCTTCTCCGCAGTCAGCTTCTGGGGCCAGTGATCAAAACAGCACTTCCCCAGCTGCTACATCCATAATGGAAAAGATTTCCGCTAGTAAGGGTCTAATCTCCCCAATGATGGCACGGTTGGCAGCAGCGGCACTCAAGCAGTCTCCTTCTCCTGAAGCAG CAGGCAATGGTCAAACAACAGGTCGCCTTAGCTTTAAAACAGAAACTTCAGATCCTGAGGGAACACTACAGAACAGCTCCCAAGAGCACAGTCTAGACCTTAGTTTGAACAG TAATGAGCCCAATGGACAAGACACAGTATGTGATCCGCTGCTTCATCCCACTTTTGCAAATAAG AGCCAACACAGCAATGCAGGGAGTTCTCTAAGCCTAAAAGCAGACGCCGAGAGCAGTGACTCTGGAGCTGGGGAGTCAACGCATTATCTAGGCAAAGTAATGAAGGCCCTTGACCGTGAAAAGAACTCCGTACCTTGGAAGACATACCTGCGCAG ATTTGATCCGGTGGACGTGTGTGACCATCAGTGCGATTTCCTGCATAAACTGCACTTTCACTGCATTGTGGAAGAATGTGGAGCTCTTTTCAGTACTCAGGATGGAGCCGTCAAACATGCAAA CTTTCATTTTCGGACTGATGTAGGAACAAAGGGCGGCTCCGATATTTCTTTTACAGGAGAAAATAAGGTCTCCCCCATGTCAGCATCGCCTCCTATCCCCACAACTCTGACACCTGGATGTGAGGTTCCTGCTCCCTGCCATGCTGCTGTCCCATCTACACCAACTCTACTAGCATGGAAACAGCTAGCGTCATCCATACCCCAAATCCCGCAAATACCAGCATCGGTACCCAGTTTAGCCTCATCTCCCATGGCAACAACTTCTCTTGAAAATGCGAAACCTCAAGTCAAGCCAGGTTTCCTACAGTTCCAGGAAAA CGATCCTTGCCTGGCCACTGACTGCAAATATGCAAACAAATTTCATTTTCATTGTTTATTTGGAAACTGCAAATATGTGTGTAAGACATCAGGAAAAGCGGAATCCCACTGCCTCGACCACATCAACCCCAACAACAGCCTAGTGAATGTGCGAGACCAATTTGCGTATTACTCCTTGCAGTGTCTCTGCCCAAACCAG CACTGTGAATTCAGAATGCGTGGACACTACCATTGTTTAAGGCCCAGCTGTTACTTTGTCACCAACATAACCACTAAGCTTCCATGGCATGTGAAAAAACACGAGAAGGCAGAACGAAGAGCAGCAAATGGCTTCAAATACTTCACCAAGAGGGAAGAATGTGGCAGATTAG GATGCAAATACAACCAGGTGAATAGCCATTTCCACTGCATTCGGGAAGGCTGTCAGTTCTCATTCCTCCTTAAACACCAGATGACATCACATGCCCGCAAGCACATGAGGAGAATGCTGGGAAAGAATTTTGACCGAGTACCTGGACAG ATGGTCTCCCATACTCAGCTGAGTGGCAGTGCAGCCCACAGTCCGTCCTCTACAGAAAATACTTCAGCGTTCCAGACCACAGCCCAAAACATGATGGACACAGAGACTGATGAGTGCATGGACTACTCTGGTTTGGGCAGCCCTGGCGGGATGTCTTCAGAGTCCTCCAACCTTGATCGCAGCTGCTCCAGTACCCCGGTGGGCAATGACAGTGCTGATGCAG GCTGCCTGATCCCTTCTGCTTCTGACGACACCCACAATGCACCTCCACCACCGCCAGCAGCGGCTATGCCTCATGCTCCTTCCTTTCCTCCTGCCTTGGTTAGGCCTCCCCTTACTTCCCTACCGTTCCTGCTCTCTCCATCTTGTGTCTCATACTCCTTGATCACTGCCAGCCTTGGGGTCAGCAGGGGCATTGTGGTGCCAACAAGCAGCGCTCCAACTTTTACACCAGTAATAGCCACTCCAGCTCCCGTCAAAAGTGATGTCCCACTAGTACAGGATGCAGCAG GAAACACCATAACCATGCCAACAGCTTCTGGAGCCAAAAAACGATTCTGGATCATTGAGGATATGTCACCTTTTGGCAAAAGACGGAAGACTGCCTCTTCACGCAAAATGTTGGATGAAGGGATGATGTTGGAAGGATTCCGACGTTATGACCTGTATGAAGATTGTAAGGATACAGCATGCCAGTTTTCTCTGAAGGTCACTCACTACCACTGCACCAGAGAAAACTGTGGCTATAAGTTCTGTGGACGAACCCACATGTATAAGCATGCACAGCACCATGACAGAGTGGACAACCTTGTACTTGATGACTTTAAGCGTTTCAAATCCTCTCTTAGCTGCAACTTCCCTGACTGTCAGTTCTCTGGCAATAGCACACATTTTCACTGCTTGCGTTGTGGTTTCCGCTGCACCGACAGCACGAAAGTGACCGCCCACCGTAAGCACCACGGAAAGCAAGATGTCATCAGTGCCGCAGGTTTctgtcagttcagttccagtgCTGACTGCGAGGTGCCCGAATGCAAGTACAAGCTGAAGTGCTCACACTTTCATTGCACTTATCCCAGCTGCAAGCACACTGTAGTGGGAATGTCTCAAATGGACTCACATAAGCGTAAGCATGAGAAACAGGAAAGGGGGGAACTACCTTCAGTTTCTCCTGGGCAAGAGGGGTCCACTCAATGTAGTGCTGACTATGACCTTCAAAATCCACCAGTGAACTTGGACAGTTCCCTAAATTTGAGCACAGACACTCATAACTCCCTTCTGTTTCTGAAAAATGCTGCAGGGGTGGGCCTCAATGACTCCCTGGACCTTAGCAAGAAACCACAGGATGGGGCTGAAAGTGTCCTTAGGGAAAACACTCAGATAGCAAACTGTGGGGATGCTGATGATGACATGTCTCAGGATGAAGAAGAAGAGGAtgacgaagaggaggaggatgaagaactcaatgaagatgaagaggaggaagatGATGAGGAAGATCTGAACACAGATTCTGAGGACTCCTTGCCTGATGGTGAATGTTTATCAAGGAAAGACAACAAAGAAAGTGCTGGGGATTCTACAAACCACTGTGATACCTCCAAAAATCCACTGAACCTCCAAACATCCCCATAA
- the CASZ1 gene encoding zinc finger protein castor homolog 1 isoform X5, which yields MAAKRKGGLKLNAICAKLSRQVVSEQGSDTGDAEAGPLESSERDGEQKRKVDPTEALSTDQRSAEEDKRRREVIEKWVNGEYTDEPTERTNKDCKRIGLPELPPEGVYMVQPKGCSDDEDNTEEPRAPQGTRYLEERESERTVSKDAEAPTKLPSGAPSGAPTGEASSLRDYAANTMSEFLGMFGYTQPNVRDELAKKISFEKINPATSEPTSAEDPLSKRARFSKYEEYIRKLKAGENLSWPAHVVKAEELNSKTIQSKESASTLQPLTSRGPGHEAVILQEPKTTVLPLTTAGSSQMQGLMSRSSKYDFFIQKLKTGESLRPQNGNTYKKPSKYDLENVKYLHLFKPGEGNQDMGGSIAFKTGKVGRPSKYDVRNIQKLTPLKAAAVVPSISPAPLTSTPTTPVPASEQPVTLPFNTPEYLKSTFSKTDSITTGTVSTVKNGLPPDKPPEDVNIYQKYISRFSGSQHCGHIHCAYQYREHYHCLDPECNYQRFTSKQDVIRHYNMHKKRDNSLQHGFMRFSPLDDCSVYYHGCHLNGKSTHYHCMQVGCNKVYTSTSDVMTHENFHKKNTQLINDGFQRFRATEDCGTVECQFYGQKTTHFHCRRPGCSFTFKNKCDIEKHKSYHIKDDAYAKDGFKKFYKYEECKYEGCVYSKATNHFHCIRTGCGFTFTSTSQMTSHKRKHERRHIRSSGVLGLSSSLIGGKDNDLEESSNDDLIDFSALSSKNSSLSASPTSQQSSVSLVPNVSEAPSPQTHKSTSTIPPTTKISALLSQTLPTTMPLALAMSSAALPAGSGPYFPIVSGRGSTTLPLNASNIMPAAAPDSSPQSASGASDQNSTSPAATSIMEKISASKGLISPMMARLAAAALKQSPSPEAAGNGQTTGRLSFKTETSDPEGTLQNSSQEHSLDLSLNSNEPNGQDTVCDPLLHPTFANKSQHSNAGSSLSLKADAESSDSGAGESTHYLGKVMKALDREKNSVPWKTYLRRFDPVDVCDHQCDFLHKLHFHCIVEECGALFSTQDGAVKHANFHFRTDVGTKGGSDISFTGENKVSPMSASPPIPTTLTPGCEVPAPCHAAVPSTPTLLAWKQLASSIPQIPQIPASVPSLASSPMATTSLENAKPQVKPGFLQFQENDPCLATDCKYANKFHFHCLFGNCKYVCKTSGKAESHCLDHINPNNSLVNVRDQFAYYSLQCLCPNQHCEFRMRGHYHCLRPSCYFVTNITTKLPWHVKKHEKAERRAANGFKYFTKREECGRLGCKYNQVNSHFHCIREGCQFSFLLKHQMTSHARKHMRRMLGKNFDRVPGQMVSHTQLSGSAAHSPSSTENTSAFQTTAQNMMDTETDECMDYSGLGSPGGMSSESSNLDRSCSSTPVGNDSADAGCLIPSASDDTHNAPPPPPAAAMPHAPSFPPALVRPPLTSLPFLLSPSCVSYSLITASLGVSRGIVVPTSSAPTFTPVIATPAPVKSDVPLVQDAAGNTITMPTASGAKKRFWIIEDMSPFGKRRKTASSRKMLDEGMMLEGFRRYDLYEDCKDTACQFSLKVTHYHCTRENCGYKFCGRTHMYKHAQHHDRVDNLVLDDFKRFKSSLSCNFPDCQFSGNSTHFHCLRCGFRCTDSTKVTAHRKHHGKQDVISAAGFCQFSSSADCEVPECKYKLKCSHFHCTYPSCKHTVVGMSQMDSHKRKHEKQERGELPSVSPGQEGSTQCSADYDLQNPPVNLDSSLNLSTDTHNSLLFLKNAAGVGLNDSLDLSKKPQDGAESVLRENTQIANCGDADDDMSQDEEEEDDEEEEDEELNEDEEEEDDEEDLNTDSEDSLPDGECLSRKDNKESAGDSTNHCDTSKNPLNLQTSP from the exons ATGGCTGCCAAACGGAAAGGCGGCCTGAAACTAAATGCTATCTGTGCCAAACTGAGCCGGCAAGTTGTATCAGAACAGGGATCAGATACAGGAGATGCTGAAGCTGGACCCTTAGAAAGCAGTGAAAGGGATGGGGAGCAGAAACGAAAAGTGGATCCAACTGAAGCCCTGAGCACTGATCAAAGAAGTGCCGAGGAAGATAAGCGACGTAGGGAAGTAATAGAGAAATGGGTCAACGGAGAATACACAGATGAACCCACTGAAAGGACGAACAAAGACTGCAAAAGAATAGGACTCCCGGAGCTTCCCCCCGAGGGGGTCTATATGGTACAGCCAAAAGGGTGCAGTGATGACGAAGATAACACtgaggagcccagagcccctcaaggGACTAGATACCTGGAAGAGAGAGAATCCGAGAGGACAGTCTCCAAGGATGCAGAAGCCCCAACTAAGCTACCCTCAGGAGCACCCTCAGGTGCACCCACAG GAGAAGCATCCTCTTTGCGGGATTATGCAGCCAACACTATGAGTGAATTTCTGGGGATGTTTGGGTACACTCAACCCAATGTGAGAGATGAGCTTGCAAAGAAAATTAGCTTTGAGAAGATCAATCCTGCTACCTCAGAGCCAACCTCTGCTGAAGACCCTCTCAGCAAAAGAGCCAGGTTCTCGAAATATGAAGAGTACATCAGAAAGCTGAAAGCTGGAGAGAACCTGTCTTGGCCTGCCCACGTTGTAAAAGCTGAGGAACTCAACTCCAAAACTATACAAAGCAAAGAGAGCGCATCAACTCTGCAGCCACTAACCAGCAGAGGCCCGGGACATGAGGCAGTCATTTTACAAGAACCCAAAACTACTGTTTTGCCTCTGACGACAGCTGGCAGCTCTCAAATGCAAGGCCTTATGTCTCGATCTTCCAAATATGACTTTTTTATTCAGAAATTAAAAACTGGAGAGTCGTTGCGACCACAAAATGGAAACACCTACAAAAAACCCTCCAAATATGACCTGGAGAATGTCAAGTATCTTCACCTTTTTAAGCCCGGTGAAGGCAACCAAGACATGGGCGGTTCTATCGCTTTTAAAACAGGAAAGGTTGGCCGTCCTTCTAAGTACGATGTGCGCAATATCCAAAAACTCACTCCACTCAAAGCTGCAGCAGTTGTCCCCAgtatatcccctgctcctctcacaAGCACCCCTACCACTCCAGTGCCCGCATCCGAGCAACCAGTCACATTGCCTTTCAACACTCCTGAATATCTAAAGTCAACTTTCTCAAAGACAGACTCCATCACTACAGGAACAGTCTCCACTGTTAA GAATGGACTCCCCCCAGACAAGCCCCCCGAAGATGTAAATATTTACCAGAAATACATTTCCAG ATTTTCTGGCAGCCAACACTGCGGTCATATTCACTGTGCGTATCAGTACCGGGAGCATTACCACTGCCTGGACCCGGAGTGTAACTACCAG AGATTTACTAGCAAGCAAGATGTTATTCGACATTACAATATGCACAAGAAACGAGACAATTCTCTGCAACATGGATTTATGCGTTTCAGTCCTTTAGATGACTGCAGTGTTTACTATCATGGCTGCCATTTAAATGGCAAAAGCACACACTATCACTGCATGCAG GTGGGATGTAACAAAGTGTACACAAGCACCTCAGATGtgatgacacatgaaaacttccATAAGAAGAACACTCAGCTGATTAATGATGGCTTTCAGCGCTTCCGAGCCACTGAAGACTGTGGCACCGTGGAATGCCAGTTCTATGGGCAGAAAACCACTCATTTTCACTGCAG ACGTCCAGGATGCAGCTTTACCTTCAAGAATAAGTGTGACATAGAGAAGCACAAGAGCTACCATATAAAAGATGATGCATATGCAAAAGATGGATTCAAGAAGTTCTACAAATATGAGGAATGCAAATACGAGGGATGTGTGTATAGCAAAGCTACCAACCACTTTCACTGTATACGCACTGGATGTGGCTTTACCTTCACCTCTACCAGCCAGATGACCTCACATAAACGCAAACATGAGAGACGTCACATCCGTAGCTCAGGGGTCCTTGGGCTCTCCTCTTCCCTGATTGGAGGAAAGGACAATGATCTGGAAGAGTCCAGCAATGATGATCTCATTGACTTCTCTGCTTTGAGTAGCAAGAACTCTAGTCTGAGTGCCTCCCCTACGAGCCAGCAGTCTTCCGTATCCCTGGTCCCAAATGTATCTGAAGCACCTTCACCACAAACACATAAATCCACCAGCACCATTCCGCCAACAACAAAGATCTCAGCTCTTCTATCCCAGACATTGCCCACAACTATGCCCCTGGCTTTAGCCATGTCTAGCGCAGCACTTCCTGCTGGTTCTGGGCCATACTTTCCTATCGTGAGTGGCCGTGGAAGCACCACATTACCTCTGAATGCAAGTAATATAATGCCTGCAGCAGCTCCAGATTCTTCTCCGCAGTCAGCTTCTGGGGCCAGTGATCAAAACAGCACTTCCCCAGCTGCTACATCCATAATGGAAAAGATTTCCGCTAGTAAGGGTCTAATCTCCCCAATGATGGCACGGTTGGCAGCAGCGGCACTCAAGCAGTCTCCTTCTCCTGAAGCAG CAGGCAATGGTCAAACAACAGGTCGCCTTAGCTTTAAAACAGAAACTTCAGATCCTGAGGGAACACTACAGAACAGCTCCCAAGAGCACAGTCTAGACCTTAGTTTGAACAG TAATGAGCCCAATGGACAAGACACAGTATGTGATCCGCTGCTTCATCCCACTTTTGCAAATAAG AGCCAACACAGCAATGCAGGGAGTTCTCTAAGCCTAAAAGCAGACGCCGAGAGCAGTGACTCTGGAGCTGGGGAGTCAACGCATTATCTAGGCAAAGTAATGAAGGCCCTTGACCGTGAAAAGAACTCCGTACCTTGGAAGACATACCTGCGCAG ATTTGATCCGGTGGACGTGTGTGACCATCAGTGCGATTTCCTGCATAAACTGCACTTTCACTGCATTGTGGAAGAATGTGGAGCTCTTTTCAGTACTCAGGATGGAGCCGTCAAACATGCAAA CTTTCATTTTCGGACTGATGTAGGAACAAAGGGCGGCTCCGATATTTCTTTTACAGGAGAAAATAAGGTCTCCCCCATGTCAGCATCGCCTCCTATCCCCACAACTCTGACACCTGGATGTGAGGTTCCTGCTCCCTGCCATGCTGCTGTCCCATCTACACCAACTCTACTAGCATGGAAACAGCTAGCGTCATCCATACCCCAAATCCCGCAAATACCAGCATCGGTACCCAGTTTAGCCTCATCTCCCATGGCAACAACTTCTCTTGAAAATGCGAAACCTCAAGTCAAGCCAGGTTTCCTACAGTTCCAGGAAAA CGATCCTTGCCTGGCCACTGACTGCAAATATGCAAACAAATTTCATTTTCATTGTTTATTTGGAAACTGCAAATATGTGTGTAAGACATCAGGAAAAGCGGAATCCCACTGCCTCGACCACATCAACCCCAACAACAGCCTAGTGAATGTGCGAGACCAATTTGCGTATTACTCCTTGCAGTGTCTCTGCCCAAACCAG CACTGTGAATTCAGAATGCGTGGACACTACCATTGTTTAAGGCCCAGCTGTTACTTTGTCACCAACATAACCACTAAGCTTCCATGGCATGTGAAAAAACACGAGAAGGCAGAACGAAGAGCAGCAAATGGCTTCAAATACTTCACCAAGAGGGAAGAATGTGGCAGATTAG GATGCAAATACAACCAGGTGAATAGCCATTTCCACTGCATTCGGGAAGGCTGTCAGTTCTCATTCCTCCTTAAACACCAGATGACATCACATGCCCGCAAGCACATGAGGAGAATGCTGGGAAAGAATTTTGACCGAGTACCTGGACAG ATGGTCTCCCATACTCAGCTGAGTGGCAGTGCAGCCCACAGTCCGTCCTCTACAGAAAATACTTCAGCGTTCCAGACCACAGCCCAAAACATGATGGACACAGAGACTGATGAGTGCATGGACTACTCTGGTTTGGGCAGCCCTGGCGGGATGTCTTCAGAGTCCTCCAACCTTGATCGCAGCTGCTCCAGTACCCCGGTGGGCAATGACAGTGCTGATGCAG GCTGCCTGATCCCTTCTGCTTCTGACGACACCCACAATGCACCTCCACCACCGCCAGCAGCGGCTATGCCTCATGCTCCTTCCTTTCCTCCTGCCTTGGTTAGGCCTCCCCTTACTTCCCTACCGTTCCTGCTCTCTCCATCTTGTGTCTCATACTCCTTGATCACTGCCAGCCTTGGGGTCAGCAGGGGCATTGTGGTGCCAACAAGCAGCGCTCCAACTTTTACACCAGTAATAGCCACTCCAGCTCCCGTCAAAAGTGATGTCCCACTAGTACAGGATGCAGCAG GAAACACCATAACCATGCCAACAGCTTCTGGAGCCAAAAAACGATTCTGGATCATTGAGGATATGTCACCTTTTGGCAAAAGACGGAAGACTGCCTCTTCACGCAAAATGTTGGATGAAGGGATGATGTTGGAAGGATTCCGACGTTATGACCTGTATGAAGATTGTAAGGATACAGCATGCCAGTTTTCTCTGAAGGTCACTCACTACCACTGCACCAGAGAAAACTGTGGCTATAAGTTCTGTGGACGAACCCACATGTATAAGCATGCACAGCACCATGACAGAGTGGACAACCTTGTACTTGATGACTTTAAGCGTTTCAAATCCTCTCTTAGCTGCAACTTCCCTGACTGTCAGTTCTCTGGCAATAGCACACATTTTCACTGCTTGCGTTGTGGTTTCCGCTGCACCGACAGCACGAAAGTGACCGCCCACCGTAAGCACCACGGAAAGCAAGATGTCATCAGTGCCGCAGGTTTctgtcagttcagttccagtgCTGACTGCGAGGTGCCCGAATGCAAGTACAAGCTGAAGTGCTCACACTTTCATTGCACTTATCCCAGCTGCAAGCACACTGTAGTGGGAATGTCTCAAATGGACTCACATAAGCGTAAGCATGAGAAACAGGAAAGGGGGGAACTACCTTCAGTTTCTCCTGGGCAAGAGGGGTCCACTCAATGTAGTGCTGACTATGACCTTCAAAATCCACCAGTGAACTTGGACAGTTCCCTAAATTTGAGCACAGACACTCATAACTCCCTTCTGTTTCTGAAAAATGCTGCAGGGGTGGGCCTCAATGACTCCCTGGACCTTAGCAAGAAACCACAGGATGGGGCTGAAAGTGTCCTTAGGGAAAACACTCAGATAGCAAACTGTGGGGATGCTGATGATGACATGTCTCAGGATGAAGAAGAAGAGGAtgacgaagaggaggaggatgaagaactcaatgaagatgaagaggaggaagatGATGAGGAAGATCTGAACACAGATTCTGAGGACTCCTTGCCTGATGGTGAATGTTTATCAAGGAAAGACAACAAAGAAAGTGCTGGGGATTCTACAAACCACTGTGATACCTCCAAAAATCCACTGAACCTCCAAACATCCCCATAA